TTTTTGCTGTCGTGCTGGGTATAGCATTCAATGTCCGGCAGGCTGTCAAGTTGTATTCCCCATTGTGCCAAGCGTTCCTCGTTGGCTATCCACTGGTGTGCGGCCTGCTCCATCACGGCTTTCAGTTCCCCTGCACTCAGCTTATTGCCTTTGTGTTGGTATTTTGCGTGCATCAGCACATCGTGGCGTTTGCTTTTGCCCGACCCGTTTTTTACGGCAATTGTCGGGTTAACCCTTAACTTAAAGGCCAGGCGGTCGCCAACGGCCAATTTCGGGGCAAACGCCTTGCTTTGAATGGCGAACATAGGTGAGATTTGCTCCGGCTTGTGCTTTGACAATACATAAAATTCCGGACGGCCAAACGCTCCCTGCTGCTCACGGAATAAAAATTCGCGCTTTTCATCCGCCGTGAATAACTTCCATAACAGCTGGTGAGAGCCATAAGCCCCATTGTTGGTCAGCGCCGCCAGTTCTTTGGCCGCATTGGCCGACGGCAATAGCGTGACTTTAGACAGAAACATGCGCTTTCTCCCTGAGCGAAACTTGATACCTGGTGCCTTGCTTAAACTGCCAGCGGGTCCGGCTTACCGGTTCATCCCAGGGGTGTGTTGTCATTACCTCCTGTTCGCCAAGCGCCTGTTCGTCGCCTTCCCAGTAATAAGTTACCCAGTTATTGGCTCCCAGCAAAAACCTGTCTTGTTTTTCCGAGCGGCTCAGCGGCGGAAACTCGGTATCCAGCGCGGCCTTTAAGTTACCGGGTTCCAGCACCTTGGGCATTACCGGCAAGGCTAACGGGCAAGACTTACGCCCCAGGCACAGGGGGAATGCAGGCGTTAATAACGCCGCCTGCAACTGCGCCAGGCTAACGCTGGCCTTGTCGGTTAGCGATATGGCGACAATCCATAAACCGTCACAGCGATAATCCCGGCCGGACAAAATGGTATTGAGTTTTTGTTTATCTTCGCTCAATTCACTTTTACGGGTACGGTGCCTGACTTTTTTATTCTGGCCGGGCACTTGCGTGGTGTGATAATCGCGCAGTAAAACGCCGGGCACGGTTTGTTTGATGGCAAGCTGCACGCTTTGCTGCAATGCCTGCAGGGCAGCGTCATCGTCGCGCCTGATGCCTAAAGCGGCCCCCAACAGGCCCAAAATGGCCGAGCGGGTCGGCAGCATGCCGGTAGGCCGATCACCGCCCACCGCCGCCTGCCCCCAACTGGCAAGCGGCCCGTATAAACGAAAGACTAAATATGCCTTCATAGCGCCCCCTTTAACCGGCTACGAATGCCAGCAATTCGTCCAGGGAGCCTTCGCCGGTAACGGCATTGAAGTGGCAGCTGTCGTCGGCGCATTTACCGTATACTTTGTCGAAATTTTCCCGCTGTTTTTCCAGTGCGGTTATCGCTGCGCCTTGCTGGTCGGTATCTTCAACCGGCTTTAAAAAAGCCACCGAAAGCGAGCGCGGTTGTTGCCGGCCTTTTTCAGCCAGGGCGTAGCTGGCATAGGCCCGGGAGGCAAAGCTGTTTTGCTTGCCGGTTGGCGACACTTTTACCGCCGCTTCGGTAAGCGCTTTAATGGCCCGGTTGGCCAGGTCTTCATCACCCAGGTTTTCGATCAGCTGGGTTTTGTTGATGCAGATGTAGCTGTAGAACAGGGCTGCGGCGAAGCCTGCTTCGCCAATGTGGGCAGAGCCTGAGTCTTGCGAGCCGTCGTTTAAGTCATCCACTGCGGTAAAATAGTCATCTTCAACCACCACGCTATGAACACTGAGCGCATGGGCAACCTGGCAGGCGGCTTCAACATTAAAACCGGTATTTGACGCCAGCATGCGGCCAAACAAGGCAATGTCTACCGCTGTTTGTTCGCTTTTTAGCAGATCCAGTTCTTGCTCCGTCGGCGCCCGGTTTTCTTTAGCCAGTACGGCAACAAGTGACAGACTGGCATCTTTTTCACTTGGACTGATATGTGCCAGCTGTTCTATCTCTAGGGCTTGCATAGGGTTCTTTTTGTCTTCTTTTTTATTTTTTCCAAAAACTCCGGCAATGGAAACAGCCCATTCTTTTGCTGACTTCTCTTTTACGCCGGCGTCAATCAAGGCTTGGAATACTTCCAGACCGAAGCGTTTGGAGCGCGTACCTATATTACCCGCCATGGCCTGCTCAAAAAGTTCAGATACGCGCCAATTGCGCTTTAAGCTTTGCGAACTGACCCTGAGGCGCTCGAAACCTCCCATTTTAGCGGTTTTCGGACGGCCGAGATCATCCCGGTTTAAATTTGACGGCGCGTAAGAAGTTAATAGGTGAAGTTGGATAAATTGGCTCATAATACTTTCCTGATTAGTTATCTGTTAAATAATGTTTAAAACTAATTGTTATTTGGCAGCGGCGCGGTAGTAATCCATCGCCCACTGCAAACTGATGCGATCCTTGGCTTTAACGGGCCATGATTGTTGTTCACTAAACCATTTCTGGATGTCTCTCACTAAACCGGTAACTGATACTTCTCCTTTTATTTGTTGTAATATGCGCCGTAGCCGCCGCAAAAATTCATCGGGGGTTTTGGCAT
This genomic window from Thalassomonas viridans contains:
- the cas6e gene encoding type I-E CRISPR-associated protein Cas6/Cse3/CasE: MFLSKVTLLPSANAAKELAALTNNGAYGSHQLLWKLFTADEKREFLFREQQGAFGRPEFYVLSKHKPEQISPMFAIQSKAFAPKLAVGDRLAFKLRVNPTIAVKNGSGKSKRHDVLMHAKYQHKGNKLSAGELKAVMEQAAHQWIANEERLAQWGIQLDSLPDIECYTQHDSKKSKEQRIRFSTVDFQGVLTVKAPELFWQQYRQGFGRAKAMGCGLMLIRRI
- the cas5e gene encoding type I-E CRISPR-associated protein Cas5/CasD, with protein sequence MKAYLVFRLYGPLASWGQAAVGGDRPTGMLPTRSAILGLLGAALGIRRDDDAALQALQQSVQLAIKQTVPGVLLRDYHTTQVPGQNKKVRHRTRKSELSEDKQKLNTILSGRDYRCDGLWIVAISLTDKASVSLAQLQAALLTPAFPLCLGRKSCPLALPVMPKVLEPGNLKAALDTEFPPLSRSEKQDRFLLGANNWVTYYWEGDEQALGEQEVMTTHPWDEPVSRTRWQFKQGTRYQVSLREKAHVSV
- the cas7e gene encoding type I-E CRISPR-associated protein Cas7/Cse4/CasC, with the translated sequence MSQFIQLHLLTSYAPSNLNRDDLGRPKTAKMGGFERLRVSSQSLKRNWRVSELFEQAMAGNIGTRSKRFGLEVFQALIDAGVKEKSAKEWAVSIAGVFGKNKKEDKKNPMQALEIEQLAHISPSEKDASLSLVAVLAKENRAPTEQELDLLKSEQTAVDIALFGRMLASNTGFNVEAACQVAHALSVHSVVVEDDYFTAVDDLNDGSQDSGSAHIGEAGFAAALFYSYICINKTQLIENLGDEDLANRAIKALTEAAVKVSPTGKQNSFASRAYASYALAEKGRQQPRSLSVAFLKPVEDTDQQGAAITALEKQRENFDKVYGKCADDSCHFNAVTGEGSLDELLAFVAG